The Lasioglossum baleicum chromosome 3, iyLasBale1, whole genome shotgun sequence region ttcattttttagaatcaaatcatataaattttttaaagttctgcggggtgctcaaggaatcCCATTTTATCGAAAAGCTcgcgttactgaggctgaaaacgccgcgcgcatgcgcgagaaaagttgggctcaatcgaagcactctgCCtggggcagttatattggcgggaaagtaCCGATATTTTACGGGGTGTTCAATTCAAGCCAATTCAAGGtcccccattttatcgagaattttactttactgaggctacaATCGCCGggcatgcgcgagaaatcttgcaTAACATGTCACCaccacggtgtattatagaggTATTCCTGTCGAAATAATACTACCGAAATGGATGAAAACAACCGATAttctaccgaaaccgatatTGTATCTGAAGCCAGGTCTATAAGTATACAATATGGTCTAACAATAACTCGGGCTTACGCCCGAGGTCTATTTCCTACTGAAGATGATGTAAATAGGTTGTATTTAGGTTCTGTTCCACGCTAAAGATGATCACTGATGTAAGGAATAAATGGGAACAGCAAAACCCTGAGCGTGAATTATAACATAAAAAATTATCGACAGTCTTTTTACTAAAGTTCTTACAACGATAGcgatataaaaaagttatatttatctaccccgacggcacaccggctcggtttcagcctggcccctgtgcacaaaagggcgcgttttccgcctgccgagggctcgagcccagggcctgccggccgggctaggattcagccgattagcaagattgcaagggtgcgggattcgcgttctcattgcgtgataatacaaacacgggttttttcagtagtcaaaaacgccaaataaaggtcaatctaggcagcaatcgccctcaaaggtcttatttattaacttattatacttttgtcggtaacaagggagactgctacgcatttgcaaagtactgccacattgatgcgacccgccctgtgtcgcgcatgcgcgagaaaagttgggcccaatcgaagcactgattggccacattagtgtgataccgtgctgccctctcaaaaacaggctgaatcccagcccggccgtcaggctctgggctcgagcccccggcaggtgaaaatcgcgcccttttgtgcacaggggccaggctaaatcgtcctgatttggtctcaacgctgagccaagcattgcgttagcccgtaacgtgtcgggctggggctcggctagctgggtccgacggtgggctcgggcagactgtgctgtcggggTATACATCGTATTTTAGAAttgcaaatttataaattataataatgaaTGAGAAATTTTTTCATGGCCTATAATACAGATAAtatgtagtggttcacaccgatataccgagccgagtcagtgtattactttggaggggatatttttttcgcgtttatcgttgaaagattttcgcgtttatagaacatttactgtaaatcctctatattgtactatttaaattatatttatatatacgcaTTATCTGCTGTCATTAaggaatattaatatttaatatgagACGATGAAATAATTATAGAATTTAAACAGTTAAGTCGTTTTAATTTGATAAAggatgattataaaaaaaaggctTTTATAAACACAGTTTCATACGCACATAAAATATGTATGGTTTAGTTTAGATAGAAATGTAATAAAATGAATGTAAAAATATTTGCTGTTATTTTTGTTTGTATTATCTTGTAGATACTTTATGTTCTTTTTTACTGTTGTAATTGTAACACGTATACGTACATTATTATCAAATATATAGAAATCGGTTGCGTATTCTTAAACCTATCAAAATTCGAAGGCACAAAACACATTTAACCTACCCTACCGTATTCTGTTCTGTATTTAGTGTATAATAAGATTTCGGTGTGATACGAACTGAGCGGTACAACGTTAGTGCAGTACCGacaaattattatttgttaacattttttcttgTAATACCCATTAGCCtaaaaatttgttgttacagTTTATTTCCGAATCCTTAGAAAACTGGTACTTCCTAATATGACTAGGTAAGCTCGAAACAATTGTGAGGTTATATTTTTACTTTCATAAGCCGAATGATTCGAAACATTCATTATTTGTTTTATACTTCAATATAAGTACAGTTTTGCGATACTGTTTGGTAATTATTACTCTACTCGTGAATTACAAAAATTGACAGCACATCGAAGGTGTAAATACTTCTACTTTCAAGGGCACGTTTACTTGAAAACGTGTAATTTCAAATCTGGGGGAAGAATTATACTTATGGTATATACTTTGTGGAAAGAATGATTTTTCTAACGCAACGTTTTATTGTACAAAACATATTTCATCgtgaatttaatataatttttgcaTTTGACAGATTCCCATATTTTCGTTCAACAATAATCgattaacattaatataaacaaaGTCTATTTGATAttgatttttaatggaatttgaaTTCTTCAATTACAGATCAAAGATAGAGCTAGGAGATGTAACCCCACACAACATAAAACAACTAAAACTTCTTAACCAAGTGGTGTTTCCAGTCTCGTACAATGAGAAGTTTTACAAAGATGTGTTAGAAGCTGGTGAACTAGCGAAACTTGCATATTATAATGATATAGTGGTatggttttcaatttttcacattGAATTATCTTTCATaaagaaaagaatatttattagaagaaaataattcattatttataCCAGGTCGGAGCAGTTTGCTGTCGAGTAGATACCTCAGAGAACTCTAGGCGTTTGTATATTATGACGTTGGGATGTCTTTATCCCTATAGAAGATTAGGAATTGGTACTGTAATGGTACAACACGTATTAAATTATGTCAACAAAGATGGAAACTTTGATTCTATCTTCCTGTAAGTATCAAaagataatttaattttagagtAACTATAAAGTTATCTATTAACAATGAAAAGTTTTGATATACTAAACATTTGCTTGTAGTCACGTTCAAATAAGTAATGAAGGAGCtattgatttttacaaaaaatttggatTTGAAATAGTAGAGACAAAGGAACACTATTATAAGAGAATAGAACCTGCAGACGCTCATGTACTACAAAAAACGTTACGTCCTAGAATAAATAAAGAGCAAACAAATATTCAACAAGTAAACcaataaaaaaaggaagaaagagaTTCGTTAATCATTAATTTATGACATCCAAAAAAACTGTATGTTCTCCCAGTCtggtaataaaataatttttattctattcccCAATGTGTTATAAGttataaaattagaattttataaataatttaataaagttaACAAATACAAATGTACTTCCATGTAAAAAACAAATATAACTTAATAAACCCTATGAATTGTTAACACCTTCTCAAAGCAAGGAAAATTTCTATATCATTAATATTATGCGTATTGTCTTCTTCTTTGGTATGATTTCATTAAGTtcatttcgtttaattagtATCTTACATCTATAAAATTCATGTGTTTGTCAGCTGAATAAAATATGATactgtataatataatagtatatcaTGTTTAAACTGAGAAGTGTCTGTTTTGATTTTTCACATCTCCTCATCCGCTGTTTAAAAAAACTAAAACGGTATTTCCGCCCGAGTTTCTCACGACATTCAATTATTTAGCATCATTCGAATATAGCATGTAGCAATTTAACATTTAAGTACAATAGATTtcagtatattatatataaataatatgtaGCAGTATTTGTACCGTTGCCACCATCGATctcaattattttatattaaatataaatatatacaaaaagGCAAtagatataatattataattcttattaaaaATACAGTAATTTAATGGAATGCGATTATAGTACCTTTTTCAGATAAAGGACTTTTAAAgatgaaaataaacaataacaaatgcaaatttttgatatataaaattcaaaattatataaCTCGATGCGTAATGAATCAATAAATAGGGACACATGGGAGAAGATTcaataaatagaaatataaatttcgTAACAtttgttaatattaataaaaaaaatttgacaaGAACTTGAACAAATTTTCAACAATAAATCGAATTCGCTAACAACCACACGAATCAGCTCCTCTGAAAGTATcaatcatttaaaatcgatGACCGTAAAGGTATAAATACTTGCAAATTATCGCAGTTTcttgtataaaaaattattatgaacaacatttaaaaaattagcaTTAACGAAACTTGTTCCCACATATTAACATTTATACTTTAATGAGTATGGGCTACATGCATATGATTATAATGCTAGTAGCTCCTGTATTCGCTTGACACATATATCAGATCCATCACTAGCTTCTTTTGAGACCTGTAAGTGTAGATGAATAAAAAAGGGGAacattgtaaatattaattGCGTTCAATTTTGACAAGAGCTTCCACTTACCGATGTCAGATTCAGAAATCCGTGCGGTAAACCGGGTACTATATCAAGCGTAACTAATACACCAAGCAATCGAAGTTTTCTTGCAAACATGACGGAATCGTCGAGGCAAGGATCCAGTTGTAGCGTCTGCAAATGCAGTTTCAATGTTGCATTATTGTGAGAAACCTCGAATAAATGTGAAGAACCTACCAGCATTGCAATAGGCGGTAATTGTGCTAAAAGATTATCCGATGCGAGATAGGGACTTAAAAATGGATCCCTGGGCACCGTGAATATAAAGTCTTCCACTGGACACCTTGTACTTTCCATATCCAACTCTTTGGACTCTCTATGCTTTCCTGAAAGCGACCACCCAAAGAGTGACCACGATTTGCCATTTCTTGAAATATTGTTCACGCTATCCGCACCGTTTCCAACATATGTCGAGGCATTTATACCGCTGTTTCGATATAAATCCAAAAATCTTTTAATGTATTCTTGAGATTTCGCTCCCTCTGTCGGATTTTCTACACCTACTACATCGAAGAATGTTAATAACAAATTACTTAAAAGCAACACATCAGAAAGAGTATAGCCAGATAAGGTCTTTCTTTGAATGTCTTTGAATGTCTTTCTTTGGGGGCCCTATCGAATGGTatgataaaagatcaatttggTTTGAAAGCATATTTGACCAACTTATCCAGCTGTACCCTTCGTACACGAAATATTTGTAATCTCTGTACCATCAGCTTCTGTTAGACTAACAGAATTCAAAGTGGTGTCAGATGGTAAAGACGCTAATTTGTGCGCGTCGTTTGTCTCATCCCCATTGGGACTGAGAGCTAACGCTATCAAATCGCTCTCACTGACTTCTGCAAAGGACTCTGTGTCGGATTTGTTATCATCCCCTATatcgttttctttttccctgcaaattcaataaattgAGAATTAATAAATAGTAGATTAATAGTAGATAAATAGTAgttatttgaaattgaaattcatttgtctGTGGGTGATTTACTTTGCTATTTTCTTAATATCTGAAGCTGCGTATGCTTTCAGGCAGCGTATAAGAAATCCCATAGGTAACAACGGATCCGTCACAGAGAGGAAACGTGAAGGCGACAATACGAAATCGACTAGGACTGGGGTATACGCCATAAACATTGCGTCCGGTTTTCTGATGTTTAGTTCTATACACCTTAAGGTGATTCCCAAATTTAAGTTGGCCCCGGCAGAATCACCTGAAAGAAGTTAATCCCGTAAACTACGAGTAACAGGAAAGCGGAAGGAAATATGATAGTTACTTACCAGCGAGAAGTATTTTCTGCGCTGTACTACCAAGCAAAGTACTTGAATGATTTAAAGCCCATGCATACGCGTATAAAACTTCTTCGAATGCTCTAGGGAATGGAGCTTCAGGTGCTAAACTGTAATCTATACTTAAAATCGGTATGCCAAGGTTTATTGCCCATGTCCGTAAATAAGTTTCATGGGATAATGAAGTCTGTGCTACGAAACCACCGCCATGGCAATGAATTATCAGCTCGTTCGACGATTCTAGCAATTCTCCTCCTACTCCACCTGAACCAATCTGAGAAAACCATGTACTGCACATAAGTAAAATCAACGATCCACAAAAATTTCTTATTCGATTAAGTGAAACGCTAAGACAGTAGGAACAGttgaatattcaatttattCTAACTATACTTAGATCACATGAATTGTCTCTTTACCATTCCTACGCGACGTTTAAAACTCAATAATCTAACATGGATCGGCTTCTTTCCAATGTGACTGTGCGGTATTGGAATTGACACTGTTTTCCCATCCAATGTGGAAATCGTCAATTCTTCAGGTGGAATAGAAATTATCTGATTTATTGCCAAAGATTGAGATACCATAGCCGGCAGTCTACGTGCTAGATCTAATAAAGTAATTGACAAAATACATGAAAAAGACAGTGGCGAATTACGTTTTTTCATTAAAGCGAATGATCGTAGTTTACCAGTCTCATTGAGAAACCAAAAAGCTTGACAAAATGATATATCAGCACGTTGGGAGAGATCAACAATACGACGTGCCCTTGTCTCAGGGTCTAACACGTATTTAACAGAATTAGTACATCGTGACAACAGTGTTCCATTATCATAAAAGACTTCGCTAAATGCTGCCATAGCGACCAATATAGTTTTTATT contains the following coding sequences:
- the San gene encoding putative N-acetyltransferase san, with product MTRSKIELGDVTPHNIKQLKLLNQVVFPVSYNEKFYKDVLEAGELAKLAYYNDIVVGAVCCRVDTSENSRRLYIMTLGCLYPYRRLGIGTVMVQHVLNYVNKDGNFDSIFLHVQISNEGAIDFYKKFGFEIVETKEHYYKRIEPADAHVLQKTLRPRINKEQTNIQQVNQ
- the Hsl gene encoding hormone-sensitive lipase isoform X1, whose protein sequence is MSLNDDFERPFEDYEPLQWGALRELCQANAEYFMSHQDENGIRIRAAHLAMLDHLEQVQPLYKEISRFAPMFDLDVDVPGNGYRSFLVLIDKCIIHSRAICHQIYCQKDSIFFRKSYYMREIEACLQLLASLYTCLEHLQTLYSWSEKMADGRPSLFIDDDHNPHDILLKMDSINQYCFYGRCLGFQFADTLKPVIKTILVAMAAFSEVFYDNGTLLSRCTNSVKYVLDPETRARRIVDLSQRADISFCQAFWFLNETDLARRLPAMVSQSLAINQIISIPPEELTISTLDGKTVSIPIPHSHIGKKPIHVRLLSFKRRVGMIGSGGVGGELLESSNELIIHCHGGGFVAQTSLSHETYLRTWAINLGIPILSIDYSLAPEAPFPRAFEEVLYAYAWALNHSSTLLGSTAQKILLAGDSAGANLNLGITLRCIELNIRKPDAMFMAYTPVLVDFVLSPSRFLSVTDPLLPMGFLIRCLKAYAASDIKKIAKEKENDIGDDNKSDTESFAEVSESDLIALALSPNGDETNDAHKLASLPSDTTLNSVSLTEADVGVENPTEGAKSQEYIKRFLDLYRNSGINASTYVGNGADSVNNISRNGKSWSLFGWSLSGKHRESKELDMESTRCPVEDFIFTVPRDPFLSPYLASDNLLAQLPPIAMLTLQLDPCLDDSVMFARKLRLLGVLVTLDIVPGLPHGFLNLTSVSKEASDGSDICVKRIQELLAL
- the Hsl gene encoding hormone-sensitive lipase isoform X2, whose amino-acid sequence is MSLNDDFERPFEDYEPLQWGALRELCQANAEYFMSHQDENGIRIRAAHLAMLDHLEQVQPLYKEISRFAPMFDLDVDVPGNGYRSFLVLIDKCIIHSRAICHQIYCQKDSIFFRKSYYMREIEACLQLLASLYTCLEHLQTLYSWSEKMADGRPSLFIDDDHNPHDILLKMDSINQYCFYGRCLGFQFADTLKPVIKTILVAMAAFSEVFYDNGTLLSRCTNSVKYVLDPETRARRIVDLSQRADISFCQAFWFLNETDLARRLPAMVSQSLAINQIISIPPEELTISTLDGKTVSIPIPHSHIGKKPIHVRLLSFKRRVGMIGSGGVGGELLESSNELIIHCHGGGFVAQTSLSHETYLRTWAINLGIPILSIDYSLAPEAPFPRAFEEVLYAYAWALNHSSTLLGSTAQKILLAGDSAGANLNLGITLRCIELNIRKPDAMFMAYTPVLVDFVLSPSRFLSVTDPLLPMGFLIRCLKAYAASDIKKIAKEKENDIGDDNKSDTESFAEVSESDLIALALSPNGDETNDAHKLASLPSDTTLNSVSLTEADGVENPTEGAKSQEYIKRFLDLYRNSGINASTYVGNGADSVNNISRNGKSWSLFGWSLSGKHRESKELDMESTRCPVEDFIFTVPRDPFLSPYLASDNLLAQLPPIAMLTLQLDPCLDDSVMFARKLRLLGVLVTLDIVPGLPHGFLNLTSVSKEASDGSDICVKRIQELLAL